Proteins co-encoded in one Zygotorulaspora mrakii chromosome 5, complete sequence genomic window:
- a CDS encoding isopenicillin N synthase family dioxygenase: MSFSSIPIIDLEEAFDPEKKPRFLANLQYALINVGFLLLVNHEKHGPSKQDFLDIKEQAIEFFALGDDVKKGCEMINSPHFLGYSRLGNEITSGKADWREQIDLATELPAPKEGEPLYKQIEGPNLWPDEQYAPNFRPVVTEYIKKMTQLGTKFRRLVCEALELPPECFESYFKENQQCKMKLIAYPDIVHEKTQALKQDKKTNLGQGVGPHRDSDFLTYIFQASNHNCSLQVQNFQGEWISVDSDPGALVVNVGQTLEAITNGVCKATIHRVVSPKLGSGTRISIPFFQTIDLDCRKTGASGIPSDILKKRDERDRRITDWGVDVGFQFTPDVSKHPVGYTVFRNRIKSHQDVAAKWYPEVLTQVLCEYSA, from the coding sequence ATGTCCTTCTCCTCTATTCCCATCATTGATCTGGAAGAAGCGTTTGACccagaaaaaaaacctCGATTCCTTGCCAATCTGCAATATGCTCTCATAAACGTGGGATTTCTGCTCTTGGTAAATCATGAAAAACATGGTCCTTCCAAACAAGATTTCTTAGATATTAAAGAGCAAGCCATTGAATTCTTCGCTCTGGGCGACGATGTAAAGAAGGGCTGTGAAATGATCAATTCTCCACATTTTTTGGGCTATTCTAGACTGGGCAATGAGATTACTTCTGGTAAGGCCGACTGGAGAGAACAAATTGATCTGGCAACAGAACTTCCAGCACCAAAGGAAGGCGAGCCTCTGTACAAACAGATCGAGGGTCCTAACTTGTGGCCAGACGAGCAGTACGCACCAAACTTTCGACCTGTGGTAACGGAgtatatcaagaaaatgacTCAATTAGGCACAAAATTTAGGAGACTTGTATGTGAAGCACTAGAACTCCCCCCAGAGTGTTTCGAGTCTTACTTCAAAGAGAACCAGCAATGTAAGATGAAGCTCATTGCATATCCGGACATCGTTCATGAAAAAACGCAAGCCTTGAAACAAGACAAAAAGACAAATTTGGGTCAGGGAGTCGGCCCGCACCGTGATTCTGACTTTCTGACTTACATTTTTCAGGCCTCAAACCATAATTGCTCGCTTCAGGTACAGAACTTCCAAGGCGAGTGGATTTCCGTTGACAGCGATCCTGGAGCTCTTGTTGTGAATGTAGGTCAAACCTTAGAAGCCATTACCAATGGTGTATGCAAAGCCACGATCCACCGAGTGGTAAGTCCAAAGTTAGGTTCAGGGACAAGGATCTCCATTCCTTTTTTCCAGACTATAGATCTGGACTGTCGCAAGACAGGAGCATCCGGTATACCATCtgacattttgaaaaaaagagatgaaagaGACAGGCGTATCACGGATTGGGGAGTTGACGTGGGATTCCAATTTACACCAGACGTGAGTAAGCATCCCGTAGGGTACACTGTTTTCCGGAACAGAATCAAATCTCACCAGGATGTTGCCGCCAAGTGGTACCCGGAAGTGCTTACACAAGTGCTTTGCGAATATTCAGCCTAA
- the LST4 gene encoding Lst4p (similar to Saccharomyces cerevisiae LST4 (YKL176C); ancestral locus Anc_1.171) has protein sequence MLGSLLRRSSPNAGHNLRNSHQHQHQGQNAYDISPMLSNSTISTITAATNNTPAPSLESIHLNRPEEPCSCTDAVCSTLPMLDHVSDELKYKLFASKNMNYGTASYSTSTTCSSYAFRVLIVEEQAQMTNKNNYTVVLDYSTANESTNYGQIRPNELKEYIFGSPVRSKESLQENKFRTIPNSELVMITRIFHSPKSNNRLAVSICVPMELLSIISEAWTQVSQWLDECQGILLGILRKRSKCNCYFLPNNMKETHPKECQSVISLLQRKLIPCLKSTSQIPRLFLYPETFQSFVGTWFKDIFSWIGIKDGPRLNFLPALLAKIICDFQNPTKAQYTTRIVIMSGNMVVANKLIFILSGLLEPRYRGDVELKSEQEKISHSQESFQKPDNSKKASSFLETSNTDLTKSSSTRRPWEIPYNNSSSSVVSVSSNESLAHVIQPSSLKSSSNSLQYLSSSLSSQQGSSYGSWFKKRPNVTQLLHGSPSAKSSDQWEKNSTGSVRKNSSNSSLHQMFSKNMGYGTPQQSPSINEYDEYPWFGTPTTCKTESTAHHSTVSYNGNILGEVNIERDPQRLNQTDLLDDAFNQICRPDSKSQGSEYEIVPGDSRHAAFMQIDVDYDTVNQSIPSELLPRYTTYLTNFNRWFNLQAFPVSSESESRVISNMRKDIQTNDHNVDSNASSKTLLVSLRSREIKEITIMRNDLHSITTPSHGIVQKTKKIFNNGKCGNISTRLINCIAFVNASIKKAMDIYDDADVIQEQKDEEIHRIFISLLHYTRNNSA, from the coding sequence ATGCTGGGCAGTTTATTGAGAAGAAGTTCTCCTAATGCGGGGCATAATTTAAGGAACTCGCATCAGCATCAACACCAGGGTCAAAATGCGTACGACATCTCACCGATgttatcaaattcaactATATCCACGATAACTGCGGCAACGAATAATACACCAGCTCCCAGTTTGGAATCTATTCATTTGAATAGACCAGAAGAACCATGTTCTTGCACAGATGCCGTCTGCTCAACTCTTCCAATGCTGGATCACGTGTCAGATGAATTAAAGTACAAGCTCTTTGCCTCCAAGAACATGAATTATGGTACTGCTTCCTATTCCACATCCACTACATGTTCATCTTATGCCTTTCGCGTGCTTATTGTGGAGGAACAGGCTCAAATGACGAATAAGAATAATTATACAGTCGTTTTGGACTATTCCACGGCGAATGAATCCACAAACTACGGGCAGATAAGGCCCAATGAACTGAAGGAATATATATTTGGTTCTCCAGTGAGATCTAAGGAGTCCCTCCAGGAAAACAAATTCAGGACTATACCGAATTCTGAGCTGGTCATGATaacaagaatttttcactcaCCTAAATCGAATAATAGATTAGCAGTCTCAATTTGTGTACCGATGGAACTCTTATCGATCATTTCCGAGGCATGGACACAAGTTTCTCAATGGCTGGATGAGTGTCAAGGTATCCTTCTTGGTATACTGAGGAAACGTTCTAAGTGCAACTGCTACTTTTTGCCAAATAACATGAAAGAAACTCATCCAAAGGAATGTCAGAGCGTAATTTCACttttacaaagaaaactgATTCCATGTTTAAAATCTACCTCTCAGATTCCGAGATTATTCTTGTATCCGGAAACATTTCAGAGTTTCGTTGGAACGTGGTTTAAAGATATTTTCAGTTGGATTGGTATTAAAGATGGCCCACGGCTGAATTTCCTGCCTGCATTACTGGCTAAAATTATCTgtgattttcaaaatccGACAAAAGCTCAATATACAACTAGAATAGTCATAATGTCTGGTAACATGGTCGTTGCTAATAAAttaatttttattttgtcaGGTTTGTTGGAGCCCAGATATCGTGGTGATGTTGAACTCAAGAGTgagcaagaaaaaatctcGCACAGCCAAGAGtcatttcaaaaacccGATAATTCTAAAAAAGCATCGTCTTTTTTAGAAACATCCAACACTGATCTTACGAAATCTTCATCCACTAGAAGACCATGGGAAATTCCCTACAATAATAGCAGCAGCAGTGTTGTCTCTGTCTCATCTAATGAATCCTTAGCGCATGTTATACAGCcatcatctttgaagaGTAGCAGCAACTCTCTCCAGTACCTTTCCTCGTCCTTGTCGAGTCAACAAGGTTCATCGTACGGCTCTTGGTTCAAGAAGAGGCCTAACGTAACTCAACTACTGCATGGTAGTCCCTCCGCTAAGTCCAGTGATCAATGGGAGAAGAACTCCACAGGAAGTGTTAGAAAAAACTCGAGCAACTCATCCCTCCACCagatgttttcaaagaatatgGGCTATGGTACACCTCAACAGTCGCCTTCGATAAATGAATATGACGAATACCCATGGTTCGGTACACCAACTACCTGCAAAACCGAATCTACAGCGCACCATTCTACGGTCAGTTATAATGGCAATATCTTAGGAGAGGTTAATATTGAGAGAGACCCTCAAAGGCTGAACCAGACGGATTTGCTGGATGACGCATTTAATCAAATTTGTAGGCCGGATTCTAAGTCGCAAGGCTCTGAGTATGAGATCGTTCCTGGAGATTCGCGGCATGCGGCTTTCATGCAGATTGATGTCGATTACGATACCGTGAATCAGAGCATTCCCTCAGAGCTGCTACCTAGATATACAACATATTTGACGAATTTTAACCGCTGGTTCAACCTCCAGGCTTTTCCCGTATCTTCGGAATCCGAATCAAGAGTTATAAGCAATATGAGAAAAGACATACAGACAAACGATCACAATGTAGATTCAAATGCGAGCTCTAAAACACTTTTGGTATCGTTAAGATCTCGTGAAATTAAAGAGATAACTATTATGAGAAATGATTTGCATTCAATCACCACTCCCAGTCACGGTATAGTTCAAAAAacgaagaaaattttcaataatggTAAATGTGGTaatatttcaacaagatTGATCAACTGCATTGCTTTTGTCAATGCTAGTATAAAAAAAGCAATGGATATCTATGATGACGCTGACGTGATACAAGAGcaaaaagatgaagaaattcatAGGATTTTTATATCTTTATTACATTACACGAGAAACAACTCTGCGTGA